In Glandiceps talaboti chromosome 16, keGlaTala1.1, whole genome shotgun sequence, a single window of DNA contains:
- the LOC144447354 gene encoding cyclin-dependent kinase 2-like, protein MENFQKIEKIGEGTYGVVYKARDKLTGKMVALKKIRLDTESEGVPSTAIREISLLKELNHPNIVRLLDVVHSEKKLYLVFEYLNQDLKKYMDNAPPSGLPLPLVKSYLFQLLQGVAYCHSHRVLHRDLKPQNLLIDAEGAIKLADFGLARAFGVPVRTYTHEVVTLWYRAPEILLGTRFYSTAVDVWSIGCIFSEMITRRALFPGDSEIDQLFRIFRTLGTPDESMWPGVCKLPDYKSTFPKWPAQDVTKVVPTLDADGQDLLKQMLTYEPSQRISAKTALSHRYFCDVRVQIPPNLPN, encoded by the exons ATGGAGAATtttcagaaaattgaaaagatcGGCGAAGGAACTTATGGTGTAGTTTATAAGGCGAGAGATAAATTGACCGGGAAAATGGTAGCTTTGAAGAAAATCCGTTTGGACAC AGAATCTGAAGGTGTACCAAGTACTGCAATTCGAGAGATCTCTTTATTAAAAGAACTGAATCATCCAAACATAGTCAG ATTACTAGATGTAGTACACAGTGAGAAGAAGTTATATTtagtttttgaatatttaaatcaaGATTTAAAGAAATACATGGACAATGCCCCACCCTCTGGTCTTCCACTTCCATTAGTAAAG AGTTATTTATTTCAGCTACTCCAAGGTGTTGCATATTGTCACTCACATAGAGTACTACACAGAGATTTAAAACCACAAAATTTACTCATTGATGCAGAAGGTGCTATCAAATTAGCAGATTTTGGTTTAGCCAGGGCATTTGGTGTTCCTGTCAGAACATATACACATGAG GTTGTCACACTTTGGTACAGAGCACCAGAGATCCTTTTAGGAACAAGATTTTATTCAACTGCAGTAGATGTCTGGAGTATTGGATGCATATTCTCAGAAATG ATTACAAGGAGGGCGTTATTTCCTGGAGATTCAGAGATTGATCAACTATTCAGAATATTCAGGACATTAGGAACACCAGATGAAAGTATGTGGCCAGGTGTTTGTAAACTACCAGACTATAAGAGTACATTCCCAAAATGGCCGGCACAAGATGTAACAAAAGTTGTCCCAACATTAGATGCAGATGGTCAAGATTTATTGAAG CAAATGCTAACATATGAACCAAGCCAGAGGATATCAGCCAAAACAGCACTTAGTCACAGATATTTTTGTGATGTAAGGGTACAAATACCACCGAATTTGCCAAATTGA